A segment of the Corylus avellana chromosome ca2, CavTom2PMs-1.0 genome:
TCATGGTTTTCTACTCCTTTTCTTTTAGATATTCGAATCGACATTTTGTTGACAAGAAAATGAGAATTATtccaatgagagagagagagtttatgtAACATGCACCACATGCCTCACAGGTGCAAAGTTTACCAATTAGGAACCCAAAACacttagggcccgtttgggagtgcgatttcaataagtgcgattttaaaaattgcgtttttaaaaattgcgtttttaaaatcgctactttttaaaatcgcacagacgtttggtaaaacatactaaaaagtactttttttatcaattcagtgtttggataacattagcatataattgcggtttcatgaccaaattaccaataaggatgaacaagacagaaaaaaagagaaaggaagggttttaaatatattttaggtgggtattcttggtattctTTTCATTCCCGttttaaaaaaggtaactattgcgccaaatatctttttaatagaaatcgtgattttgttttaaattcgcactttttcaaataagcaccatctaatcagcttatgaaaatcgcagatttttttgcgattttaaaatttacgtttttaaaatcgcaatcccaaacaccctaaaattgcgatttagtttaaaattgcagattatttttttaaaaacgcactcccaaacgcacccttataATCCACTACTATGCATGccataagaaaatattttatggaaGCATAAAGTCAAAGTACGttaaaattttcattacatgactaaaattaaatagtcacaATGATTTAACAAATGTGCCATAAGACGCTTATTAAAGCCAtaacatagaaaaataaataaatatgtgaaTGCAACTAACTCCTCCTTATGAAAGCCTAAACATCCCAGATTCCCGGCTTCCTGTCTCGATCGCCTTAATTAGCTCCTGAAACAAAGGAGAAAAACAAAGAGTAAGCAAAGCTTAGCAAATAACATTTCAAACCGATTAAAAACGGTTGTCATGAAAAGTGTGTTTAGTGAGGGACACACTTTCACATAACCGTAACTTCAGTGTGGTGCAATATATAATATTGGTACTATGTAAAGCCAGTGCATGTTGGAAtagtattgaaaaaaaaaaaaaaaaacaatgaatatgtGCAAGGCTAATTACTGGTTGTAGTCGATGGTGATTTTTCCAGCATTAGGGTCAGCAATGACAGAGAAGGCCTCTTGAGAGAGGTCAAGGGTTGCTTGGCATTGGGGGGATTGGCAACGGTCAACAATCTTCACTGTGACTTGATCCCTGCAAGCCTGGGGCACTCCTTGGTTTGTAGGGCCTGTGCACGTAACCGTGTACATTCTGCCGCACGCTGCCCCATCGTCCCACAGGTCGTCGCTAGCCGCTGCGATCATAACGCCTTCATCTTCATTCCCGTAGCATGCAGACgctgtaatatatatacaccacaTACAAACAGTTATTTACCCGTTAGCTTCATATCAAAATCCAAcgcatttatttaatttatataaaacttCATTTTCAGATACTCACGATAATAAATTGTATTGTAAGTGGCAGTTCCTGAAATGGCAGAAGCCACAGACATGAGTCTTAAGACAAGGCCCAAGCAAAGCAAAGCATGGATTTTGATTGCCATCTCGTTTTCTCTGTAGAATAACGAAGAAATTAAGGTTGCTCCCTACTTCTGCTCTTAAGGATATTGTGCTTGCATGAAAGATATAATTtatagcctttttttttaataggagaATTAAGCTTAAGAATTGACTCCAAACTTTTTCCAACCACTCGGTTCATGATCAGAAGAAGCAGAAATTTGATCCAGTCGGCATTGTTTACTGTAGCATTGGACAATGCCGAATGTGTAATTATTTTCTAGCTAGATCTTGAATCGACTTCCATCCCAcagcctttttattttcttgtaatagTTAATtgaatcgatttttttttttttttttttttattttaaatattggacaaatggttaatttttactatcatattattaaattttatgatattaatataataatttactaaataatattaatctttCGACTTATatattcactatatatatatatatatatatatatagtggccgggaacaaaatatgaaaaatatgccTAGTATATTCCACATAATTACGAGGCTGATTGACTTTTAGAGGGCAAAAGCAGACGAAATATGCCATTCACAAGAACACAAGCCAAACCAATGAAGAAAATGATTAGTTAAATCAACTCAGATGCCGAACTACAATTACAATATTTTCAGTCTGCTGGATGTAAGAAAACGTTCACTATATATGAAAACAAACTTAACATTTAATCTACTAATTAATACAGTCGACGCAACATATAATTAAGAACAATTTCTGAGTTTTCCACGTAATCACTAGGCTGCTTTACTTTTACTGCAGAGAAGCAAACGAAAAGTGGTATTCAAAGGAAGAAACCCAATGAAAAGAATGACTTgtcatttcattattattatttttttaatctttttttttgggcctaaGGAAGACGGGCAGGTGTGGTTAGGCCACTTAGGTGGTCGCCTAATCCTTCAACGGAATAAGGCGCCAATTATGGTAAAGAAGTTAgttagtgtttttttaattaagaccATAATtatgataaaacaaaaataattaagacCAATTATAGTAAAGTTAAGGATGAGCTACGTTGATAAATTTTGGGTCGTGATACTTCTCGTTGGGCCTACGTTGAACAATTCTAATCTAACAGATTTTCCATCTTGGCCCGTGTAGGCTTTATAGCCTTGGGCCTCTACATTCACAACTAGTCCTTTGATTGACCCACCTCGGAAGTTTATATATGTGCGAATTTTggtgagaaatatattaaattattaatactaaaaatttcaaagttcaaactaaACCAgataatgttgaaaaacaataCTCCGCCGCATATCAcgtctcttt
Coding sequences within it:
- the LOC132173102 gene encoding EG45-like domain containing protein; translated protein: MAIKIHALLCLGLVLRLMSVASAISGTATYNTIYYPSACYGNEDEGVMIAAASDDLWDDGAACGRMYTVTCTGPTNQGVPQACRDQVTVKIVDRCQSPQCQATLDLSQEAFSVIADPNAGKITIDYNQ